A window of Lacibacter sediminis contains these coding sequences:
- a CDS encoding TolC family protein, with protein MKKTTRNKWLVFALLLLGFQSTKAQTEYRLNVKEAVSLALNNVADIKNLRIDSLKQEAQNKEIVGSALPQVTGSGQVAHYLTLPKILFPSAGKTDVYTVLNQEGVKDGSGNTIQRKNEFTVQEFSFVQPWSITAGVSLNQLLFQPDVFVGLIARKTSIEYAKENIKVQEEKTREQVQKAYYQVLIAEQQLGVLQQSLQRFQKLLSDQEQLFKNGFIEKLDIDKTTVSFNNTKSSETQLKNVIELGYAALKFSMGLNQSDKIVLTETLTTQTVKENILDDGSFNYNNRSEVRLLNTVQKLQQLDVRRQKLGYAPTLAFFYQFQQQGQLNKNFSAFTGQNWFWFNSNLIGLNLSIPIFDGFQRKYKIHQAQYTLDKTVNTMENVKRAIDLEKTSSQINLRNAIINMDAQQKNLELAERVYNTTKKKYEQGLGDSFDVLIADNEFQRAQGNYFDALYNAVVARISYFKAIGQLN; from the coding sequence ATGAAAAAAACAACAAGAAACAAGTGGCTCGTGTTTGCACTGCTGCTGCTGGGTTTTCAATCAACAAAAGCGCAAACAGAATATCGACTGAATGTAAAAGAAGCGGTAAGCCTGGCATTAAACAATGTTGCTGACATTAAAAATCTACGCATTGATTCACTGAAACAGGAAGCACAGAACAAAGAGATCGTTGGCTCGGCGTTACCACAGGTAACCGGTAGCGGTCAGGTGGCACATTATCTTACTTTGCCAAAGATCTTATTCCCCAGTGCTGGTAAAACAGATGTGTATACAGTACTAAACCAGGAAGGGGTAAAAGATGGGAGCGGTAATACCATTCAGCGAAAAAATGAATTTACAGTTCAGGAGTTCAGCTTTGTACAGCCATGGAGCATTACTGCAGGTGTAAGTTTGAACCAATTGTTATTTCAACCGGATGTATTTGTTGGTCTTATTGCCCGCAAAACTTCCATTGAATACGCAAAAGAAAACATCAAAGTTCAGGAAGAAAAAACACGTGAGCAGGTACAGAAAGCTTACTACCAGGTTTTGATTGCTGAACAGCAACTGGGTGTATTGCAGCAAAGCCTTCAACGTTTTCAGAAACTGTTGAGCGACCAGGAGCAACTTTTCAAAAACGGCTTTATTGAAAAACTTGATATCGATAAAACAACTGTAAGCTTTAACAACACAAAGTCGAGCGAGACACAATTGAAAAATGTAATTGAGTTAGGCTATGCTGCATTAAAATTCAGCATGGGACTTAACCAAAGCGATAAGATTGTACTTACAGAAACACTCACTACACAAACTGTAAAAGAAAACATCCTTGATGATGGAAGTTTCAATTACAATAATCGCAGTGAAGTTCGTTTATTAAATACCGTACAGAAACTCCAGCAGCTTGATGTAAGACGTCAGAAACTCGGTTATGCACCAACGTTGGCTTTCTTCTACCAGTTTCAGCAGCAGGGGCAGTTGAACAAAAACTTCTCAGCCTTTACCGGTCAAAACTGGTTCTGGTTCAACTCCAATCTTATTGGTTTGAACTTAAGCATCCCCATCTTCGATGGCTTTCAACGTAAGTACAAAATTCACCAGGCACAATACACACTCGACAAAACTGTGAATACAATGGAGAATGTGAAGAGAGCAATTGACCTGGAAAAAACATCTTCACAGATCAATTTGCGTAATGCCATTATCAACATGGATGCTCAACAGAAGAATCTTGAACTGGCTGAACGGGTTTACAATACCACGAAGAAAAAATATGAACAAGGTCTTGGAGACAGTTTCGATGTTTTGATTGCGGATAACGAATTTCAACGTGCTCAAGGCAACTACTTTGATGCGTTGTACAATGCAGTTGTAGCCAGAATCAGTTATTTCAAAGCCATTGGACAATTAAACTAA